In Companilactobacillus allii, one genomic interval encodes:
- a CDS encoding alpha-ketoacid dehydrogenase subunit beta: MAKKTYIQAITDALDIVLEDDPKTLIFGEDVGKNGGVFRTTQGLQEKYGEDRVFDTPLAESGILGLATGLGLTGWRPIPEIQFMGFSFEAVDQIVGQEARMRFRFDGTKTSPVTIRTPYGGGTHTAEMHADNLESYFTGTPGLRVVMPSNPYDAKGLLISSVENNDPVLFMENLKLYRSMKDDIPDGKYTVPLDKANVVREGSDITIVAYGAEVNESIKVADKLAEDNISVEVIDLRTVSPIDSETIFKSIEKTHKVVIVQEAQKMAGVGAQVASAISEGAVLSLDAPVGRVAAPNSVYPFAQSEDYWIPGADEIEEKVKEILNY; this comes from the coding sequence ATGGCAAAGAAAACCTATATTCAAGCAATTACTGATGCTTTAGATATTGTTTTGGAAGACGATCCTAAGACATTGATCTTCGGTGAAGATGTTGGTAAAAATGGTGGTGTATTCAGAACCACACAAGGCCTTCAAGAAAAATACGGTGAAGATCGTGTCTTCGATACTCCGTTAGCTGAGTCAGGTATTTTAGGATTAGCTACTGGTTTAGGATTAACTGGTTGGCGTCCAATTCCTGAAATTCAATTTATGGGATTCTCATTTGAGGCTGTTGATCAAATTGTCGGACAAGAAGCTAGAATGCGCTTTCGTTTCGATGGAACGAAGACATCTCCAGTAACAATCCGTACACCTTATGGTGGTGGTACACATACTGCCGAGATGCATGCTGATAATCTAGAAAGTTACTTCACTGGTACACCTGGTTTACGTGTTGTTATGCCAAGTAATCCATATGATGCTAAAGGCTTATTGATTTCATCAGTTGAAAATAATGACCCAGTCTTATTTATGGAAAATTTGAAGTTATATCGTTCAATGAAAGACGATATTCCAGATGGCAAGTATACAGTTCCATTGGACAAAGCAAACGTAGTCCGCGAAGGTAGTGATATTACTATCGTGGCTTATGGTGCTGAAGTTAATGAGTCCATTAAAGTTGCTGATAAATTAGCAGAAGATAATATTTCAGTAGAAGTTATTGATCTTAGAACAGTTTCACCAATTGACTCAGAAACAATTTTCAAGTCAATTGAAAAGACACACAAAGTTGTCATTGTACAAGAAGCACAAAAGATGGCTGGAGTTGGAGCACAAGTAGCTTCCGCAATTTCTGAAGGTGCTGTACTTTCACTAGATGCACCAGTTGGTAGAGTGGCTGCTCCAAATAGTGTTTATCCATTTGCCCAAAGTGAAGATTATTGGATTCCGGGTGCAGATGAAATTGAAGAAAAAGTAAAAGAAATTCTTAATTACTAA
- a CDS encoding D-2-hydroxyacid dehydrogenase, which translates to MKLIDYGVREDERKYIEEWAEDNNIEVKIVSDLLTPKTVELANGFDGIVAYQQLPYESSIFDKMNEYGIHVLSLRNVGVDNVPFEALKKNNIRLTNVPSYSPEAIAEYSVTGLMALLRNMKHMIRKVDKHDFKWAPDIGRELNQLTVGVAGTGRIGQAAIKIYEGFGAKVIAFDKYRNEELDKKGMYVDTLDELLKESDVVTLHLPSLGIGNTVINSSTISEMKDNAIVVNTGRGDLVNTADLFEGVASGKLYGAVLDVYENEVGVFNENLMDQDLGDKLLENMIKSPRIIVTPHIAFYTTKAVKNMATISLNSMVEELKSGKSATEIDLNK; encoded by the coding sequence ATGAAGCTTATCGATTATGGTGTTAGAGAAGACGAACGTAAGTATATTGAAGAATGGGCAGAAGATAACAATATCGAAGTTAAAATTGTATCGGATCTATTAACGCCAAAGACGGTTGAATTAGCCAACGGTTTTGACGGAATAGTGGCATATCAACAGTTACCATACGAATCATCTATCTTTGACAAAATGAATGAGTATGGTATTCATGTTCTTTCATTAAGAAATGTTGGAGTTGATAACGTTCCATTTGAGGCATTGAAGAAAAATAATATTAGATTGACTAACGTTCCAAGCTATTCGCCTGAGGCTATTGCTGAATACTCAGTTACTGGATTAATGGCATTATTAAGAAATATGAAGCACATGATTCGTAAAGTAGACAAGCATGATTTCAAATGGGCACCAGATATTGGCCGTGAATTGAACCAATTAACAGTTGGTGTTGCAGGAACTGGAAGAATTGGCCAAGCAGCAATTAAGATATATGAAGGTTTTGGAGCAAAAGTTATTGCTTTTGATAAATATCGTAATGAAGAATTAGACAAAAAGGGCATGTATGTAGATACATTAGATGAATTGTTAAAAGAATCTGATGTGGTCACATTACATTTACCTAGTCTAGGAATTGGAAACACTGTCATTAATTCGTCGACAATTTCAGAAATGAAAGATAATGCAATAGTAGTAAATACCGGCCGTGGAGACTTAGTAAATACGGCTGATCTCTTTGAGGGAGTAGCATCAGGTAAGCTTTATGGTGCTGTATTGGATGTCTACGAAAATGAAGTGGGTGTTTTCAATGAAAATCTAATGGACCAAGATCTTGGTGATAAATTATTAGAAAATATGATCAAAAGTCCAAGAATCATAGTCACACCGCACATTGCCTTTTATACTACTAAGGCAGTAAAGAACATGGCAACAATTTCCTTGAATTCAATGGTGGAAGAGCTAAAGAGTGGTAAATCAGCAACTGAAATTGATTTGAACAAATAA
- the lpdA gene encoding dihydrolipoyl dehydrogenase, with protein MAENVIEKDTVIIGSGPGGYVAAIRASELGQNVTVIEKSDTVGGVCLNVGCVPSKALITAGHRLQQAKDSATYGITTSDAVIDFAKTQAWKDEKVVARMTSGVEMLLKKHHVELINGEAYLDNDKQLRVMPSGPRQFMDNGGGQTIKFKNLILATGSRPIEIRGFKFGTRVIDSTGGLNLPAVPKEFVIIGGGYVGTELAGAYADLGAHVTILEGSPQIIPNFEKDMVSIVKKNLEKKGVTIITNAMAKNSEESDDGVKVTYEIDGKPTTIDADYCMVTVGRRPNTDNFGLELTNVKLTDKGLVEVDKQGRTSVDNIWAIGDIVAGPALAHKAFFEAKTVAGAISDKNTENDYIGVPAVCFTDPELATVGITQTEAKDKGIEVNVAKFPFAGNARAVSLDAAEGFVKLIADKETGTLLGGQIVGPGASDLISELSVAVNCQLNAEDIALTIHPHPTLGEPIQEAADILIGYPTHI; from the coding sequence ATGGCTGAGAATGTTATTGAAAAAGATACTGTTATTATTGGTTCAGGCCCTGGTGGCTACGTTGCCGCTATTAGAGCTTCAGAATTAGGACAAAACGTTACGGTTATTGAGAAATCAGATACTGTTGGTGGAGTATGTCTAAATGTTGGATGTGTTCCTTCAAAGGCTCTAATTACTGCCGGACATAGATTACAACAAGCTAAAGACTCAGCAACATATGGTATTACAACAAGTGATGCTGTTATTGATTTTGCTAAGACACAAGCTTGGAAAGACGAAAAAGTTGTTGCTCGTATGACAAGTGGTGTTGAAATGCTTCTTAAAAAGCATCATGTGGAGCTTATCAATGGTGAAGCTTATCTAGACAATGACAAGCAATTACGTGTTATGCCAAGTGGTCCTCGTCAATTTATGGACAATGGTGGCGGACAAACAATTAAGTTCAAGAATCTGATTTTGGCAACTGGAAGTCGTCCAATTGAGATCAGAGGATTTAAGTTTGGTACACGTGTTATTGATTCAACTGGTGGTTTGAACCTTCCTGCAGTACCAAAGGAATTTGTAATCATCGGTGGTGGTTATGTAGGTACTGAATTAGCAGGAGCATATGCTGATTTGGGTGCACATGTAACTATTCTTGAAGGATCACCACAAATTATTCCTAACTTTGAAAAAGATATGGTATCGATTGTTAAGAAGAACCTTGAGAAAAAAGGTGTAACAATTATTACTAATGCCATGGCTAAGAATAGTGAAGAATCTGATGATGGTGTTAAAGTGACTTATGAAATTGATGGTAAACCAACAACTATTGATGCAGATTATTGCATGGTTACAGTTGGTCGTCGTCCTAATACTGATAACTTTGGTCTAGAATTAACAAACGTTAAATTGACAGATAAAGGTTTAGTTGAAGTAGACAAACAAGGACGTACATCTGTTGATAACATTTGGGCTATTGGTGACATCGTAGCAGGCCCAGCTTTGGCTCATAAGGCATTCTTTGAGGCAAAGACTGTAGCTGGTGCTATCTCAGATAAGAACACTGAGAACGACTATATTGGTGTTCCTGCAGTCTGCTTTACAGATCCAGAATTAGCTACAGTTGGAATTACTCAAACAGAAGCTAAGGATAAGGGAATTGAAGTAAATGTTGCTAAATTCCCATTTGCTGGTAATGCTCGTGCTGTTAGTTTGGATGCTGCTGAAGGATTCGTTAAACTAATTGCTGATAAAGAGACTGGGACATTATTAGGTGGTCAAATCGTTGGACCTGGAGCAAGTGACTTGATCTCTGAATTAAGTGTTGCTGTAAATTGTCAATTGAATGCAGAAGATATTGCATTGACTATTCACCCACATCCAACACTAGGTGAGCCAATTCAAGAAGCTGCAGATATTTTAATTGGTTATCCAACACATATTTAA
- a CDS encoding thiamine pyrophosphate-dependent dehydrogenase E1 component subunit alpha, translating into MANEPIVDFEAIKNDLTNVPKPIQVLNESAEVTDQEVFDSFSDDDLVEFMKKMVWERALHEQTMNFSRQGRMGFYAPTEGEEASEMGTVLAMKKQDYLLPAYRDVPQLIQHGATVTEAYLWSRGHVIGNKFKARSLMPQIIIGAAYNEAAGVAMGIKKNKEEDAIAFTYTGDGGTSQGDSYEGMNFAGAFQVPALFIVQNNGFAISTPRKKQTAAPTLAQKAVAAGIPSVQVDGMDILACYAVAKAARDYITAGNGPVMIETLTYRYGAHSSAGDDPKRYRTKEDTQPWFDKDPLIRLRKVLEDKGLWSDEQEDKMVEEYKASFKDSIKEADKVAPDKVSDMLKRTFEIPTPEMRKEIEKFVEKESK; encoded by the coding sequence ATGGCAAACGAACCGATTGTTGATTTTGAAGCGATTAAAAACGATTTAACAAATGTACCGAAGCCTATTCAAGTTTTGAATGAAAGCGCTGAAGTAACAGATCAAGAAGTATTTGATTCATTTTCTGATGATGACTTAGTTGAATTTATGAAGAAAATGGTATGGGAGCGTGCTTTACACGAACAGACAATGAATTTCTCACGTCAAGGACGTATGGGATTTTATGCACCTACTGAAGGTGAGGAAGCATCTGAGATGGGTACTGTTTTGGCAATGAAGAAACAAGACTATTTGTTGCCAGCATATCGTGATGTTCCTCAATTGATTCAACACGGAGCCACTGTTACTGAGGCATATCTATGGTCAAGAGGACATGTAATAGGCAATAAGTTCAAGGCGCGTTCATTGATGCCACAAATTATTATTGGTGCTGCATATAATGAAGCTGCCGGTGTTGCTATGGGAATCAAGAAAAACAAAGAAGAAGATGCTATCGCATTCACTTATACAGGTGATGGTGGTACTTCTCAAGGTGATAGTTATGAGGGAATGAACTTTGCTGGAGCATTCCAAGTTCCTGCTTTGTTCATTGTTCAAAATAATGGATTTGCCATTTCGACACCTCGTAAGAAACAAACAGCTGCACCTACATTAGCTCAAAAGGCTGTTGCTGCTGGTATTCCAAGTGTACAAGTTGATGGTATGGATATTTTGGCTTGTTACGCAGTTGCAAAGGCTGCACGTGACTACATCACAGCAGGAAATGGACCAGTAATGATTGAAACACTTACATATCGTTACGGTGCTCACTCAAGTGCTGGTGATGATCCTAAACGTTACAGAACTAAGGAAGATACACAACCTTGGTTTGATAAAGATCCACTTATTCGTTTGAGAAAAGTTCTTGAAGATAAAGGATTATGGTCAGACGAACAAGAAGATAAGATGGTTGAAGAATATAAAGCATCATTTAAAGATTCAATTAAAGAAGCCGATAAAGTAGCTCCAGATAAGGTTTCTGATATGTTAAAACGTACTTTTGAAATTCCAACTCCGGAAATGAGAAAAGAAATTGAAAAGTTTGTTGAAAAGGAGTCGAAGTAA
- the def gene encoding peptide deformylase, which translates to MYLMKDIVRDGDPVLRKVSKEVTFPLSDKDKKLADDMMEYLINSQDEKFAEKHQLRAGVGLAAPQVGVSEMMASVLVPNDDDPDKPLLKITLINPVIIRNSVQNAALSEGEGCLSVDKDVTGFVPRSDRITIKYDDFDGNSQTLRLRDYPAIVCQHEIDHLNGHLYYDKINKEKPFDIDPSTVVIS; encoded by the coding sequence ATGTATTTGATGAAAGACATCGTCCGTGATGGCGACCCAGTTTTAAGAAAAGTTTCAAAAGAAGTAACATTCCCATTGAGTGACAAAGATAAAAAATTGGCTGATGACATGATGGAATATTTAATTAACAGTCAAGACGAAAAGTTTGCCGAAAAACATCAACTCAGAGCCGGTGTTGGTTTAGCTGCACCACAAGTTGGAGTGTCTGAAATGATGGCATCAGTTTTAGTACCTAATGATGATGATCCAGACAAACCCCTACTAAAAATCACATTGATCAATCCAGTCATAATTAGAAACTCAGTTCAAAACGCTGCACTATCTGAAGGTGAAGGATGTTTATCAGTAGATAAAGATGTTACTGGATTTGTTCCTAGATCAGATCGTATTACAATTAAGTACGATGATTTTGATGGTAATTCTCAAACATTGCGCTTGAGAGACTATCCAGCAATTGTTTGCCAACATGAAATAGATCATTTGAATGGTCATCTTTATTACGACAAAATCAATAAAGAGAAACCTTTTGATATTGATCCAAGTACAGTCGTTATCTCATAA
- a CDS encoding 2-oxo acid dehydrogenase subunit E2, protein MAYKFKLPELGEGMAEGEIASWLVKEGDTIKEDDSIVEIQNDKSVEELPSPVSGTVKQIVAQEGDTVEIGDTLIVIDDGSADTGDDEEAPKADKAPEKADAPADKSAEKAPSQATGSANDNYLAMPSVRQYARDEGVDLSLVTPSGKHGQISKEDIDSYKAGAPAKASKTEETPAKASGPAVKPYKSDEPELETREKMSMTRKAIAKAMRNSKDIAPHVTSFDDVEVSVLMANRKKYKSVAADKGIKLTFLPYIVKALVAVMKEYPEFNASIDNSTDEIVYKHYYNVGIATNTEHGLYVPNIKNADSKGMFEIAKEITENTQAAYDNKLNSKAMSGGSITISNVGSIGGGWFTPVINQPEVAILGVGKIANEPYVDEDGNIQVGKMLKLSLSYDHRLIDGALAQNALNLLKKLLHEPDMLLMEG, encoded by the coding sequence ATGGCTTATAAATTTAAACTACCAGAATTAGGCGAAGGAATGGCAGAAGGTGAGATTGCTAGCTGGCTTGTCAAAGAAGGAGATACAATCAAAGAGGATGACTCGATTGTTGAAATCCAAAATGATAAATCAGTTGAGGAATTGCCTTCACCTGTATCAGGTACCGTTAAACAAATTGTTGCTCAAGAGGGTGACACAGTAGAGATTGGTGATACATTAATCGTTATTGATGATGGATCGGCCGATACAGGGGACGATGAAGAAGCTCCTAAGGCCGACAAAGCTCCTGAAAAAGCAGATGCTCCAGCAGATAAAAGTGCTGAAAAGGCCCCATCACAAGCAACTGGTTCAGCAAATGATAATTATTTGGCTATGCCATCAGTCCGTCAATATGCAAGGGATGAAGGCGTTGATTTATCACTAGTTACTCCAAGTGGTAAACATGGTCAAATCTCTAAAGAAGATATTGATTCATATAAAGCTGGAGCACCAGCAAAAGCAAGTAAGACTGAAGAGACACCTGCTAAAGCAAGTGGTCCAGCAGTTAAACCTTACAAGTCTGATGAACCAGAACTTGAAACACGTGAAAAGATGAGTATGACTAGAAAAGCAATTGCTAAAGCAATGCGTAATAGTAAAGACATCGCTCCACACGTTACAAGTTTTGATGATGTTGAAGTTTCAGTATTAATGGCTAACCGTAAGAAATATAAGTCAGTGGCTGCTGATAAAGGTATTAAATTAACATTCTTACCTTATATTGTTAAGGCATTAGTTGCAGTAATGAAAGAATATCCAGAATTCAATGCATCAATTGATAATTCAACTGATGAAATTGTTTACAAGCATTATTACAATGTTGGTATTGCTACAAATACAGAACATGGTTTGTATGTACCAAATATCAAGAATGCTGATTCTAAGGGAATGTTTGAAATTGCCAAAGAAATCACTGAAAATACTCAAGCTGCATATGATAATAAATTAAATAGTAAAGCCATGTCAGGCGGATCAATTACTATTAGTAACGTAGGATCAATCGGTGGAGGATGGTTTACACCAGTTATTAACCAACCTGAAGTTGCAATCTTGGGTGTTGGTAAAATAGCTAATGAACCATATGTTGACGAAGATGGAAACATTCAAGTAGGTAAGATGTTGAAATTGTCATTGTCATATGATCATAGATTGATTGATGGTGCTTTAGCACAAAATGCATTGAATTTATTGAAGAAATTGTTGCATGAACCAGACATGTTACTAATGGAGGGCTAG
- a CDS encoding DNA-directed RNA polymerase subunit epsilon: protein MIYKVLYQDSELDNPRRESTKSLYVNADSSIIVRQAVENNTNYHIEFIQELDEEHLEYEKKNPDFKLTEF from the coding sequence TTGATTTATAAAGTTTTGTACCAAGATAGCGAATTAGATAACCCCCGTCGTGAATCTACAAAGTCACTGTACGTGAACGCTGACTCAAGTATCATCGTTCGTCAAGCAGTTGAAAATAATACGAACTACCATATTGAGTTCATCCAAGAATTGGATGAGGAACATCTTGAATATGAGAAAAAAAATCCCGATTTCAAACTTACGGAGTTTTAA